A single genomic interval of Alligator mississippiensis isolate rAllMis1 chromosome 15, rAllMis1, whole genome shotgun sequence harbors:
- the BCKDHA gene encoding 2-oxoisovalerate dehydrogenase subunit alpha, mitochondrial → MAAACGMRRGLRLLQLRGLRTGHAARQQEEFPSPAERPQFPGASAAFVDTLDFIQPNVLAGIPVYRVMDRQGQILNPSQDPQLPAETVLKLYKTMTLLNTMDRILYESQRQGRISFYMTNYGEEGTHVGSAAALDPTDLVFGQYREAGVLMYRGYPLDLFMAQCYGHAGDPGKGRQMPVHYGSRDLHFVTISSPLATQIPQAVGAAYAMKRDNADRAVICYFGEGAASEGDAHAGFNFAATLDCPVLFFCRNNGYAISTPTSEQYRGDGIVARGPGYGILSIRVDGNDVFAVYNATREARRRAVAENQPFLIEAMTYRIGHHSTSDDSSAYRSVDEVDYWDKQDHPISRLRHYMLGRGWWDEAREKAWRKESRRQVLEAFEAAERRRKPSPQLLFSDVYCDTPPGLARQRDGLARHLRLYGEHYPLALFDK, encoded by the exons ATGGCGGCGGCCTGTGGCATGCGGAGGGGCCTGCGCCTCCTGCAGCTGCGGGGACTGCGCACGGGG CATGCCGCGAGGCAGCAGGAGGAGTTCCCGTCGCCGGCGGAGCGCCCCCAGTTCCCCGGCGCCTCGGCCGCCTTCGTGGACACGCTGGACTTCATCCAGCCCAACGTGCTGGCTGGCATCCCCGTCTACCGCGTCATGGACCGCCAGGGCCAGATCCTCAACCCCAGCCAGGACCCCCAG CTGCCCGCCGAGACGGTGCTGAAGCTCTACAAGACCATGACGCTGCTCAACACCATGGACCGCATCCTGTACGAGTCCCAGCGCCAG GGCCGCATTTCCTTCTACATGACTAACTACGGGGAGGAGGGCACCCACGTGGGCAGCGCCGCCGCGCTCGACCCCACCGACCTGGTCTTCGGGCAGTACCGCGAGGCAG GGGTGCTGATGTACCGGGGGTACCCGCTGGACCTCTTCATGGCGCAGTGCTACGGCCACGCCGGCGACCCCGGCAAGGGCCGGCAGATGCCCGTGCACTACGGCTCCCGTGACCTGCACTTCGTCACCATCTCATCCCCTCTCGCCACCCAGATCCCCCAAG CGGTGGGCGCAGCGTATGCCATGAAGCGGGACAACGCTGATCGCGCCGTGATCTGCTACTTCGGGGAGGGCGCGGCCAGCGAGGGCGACGCTCACGCCGGCTTCAACTTCGCCGCCACGTTGGACTGCCCCGTGCTCTTCTTCTGCCGCAACAATGGCTACGCCATCTCCACGCCCACCTCCGAGCAGTACCGCGGCGACGGCATTG TGGCACGTGGCCCTGGCTACGGCATCCTGTCTATCCGCGTGGACGGCAACGACGTGTTCGCCGTGTACAATGCCACACGGGAGGCGCGGCGGCGCGCCGTGGCTGAGAACCAGCCCTTCCTCATTGAAGCCATGACCTACAG gaTTGGCCACCACAGCACAAGCGACGACAGCTCAGCCTACCGCTCGGTGGACGAGGTCGACTACTGGGACAAGCAGGACCACCCCATCTCGCGCCTGCGCCACTACATGCTGGGCCGCGGCTGGTGGGACGAGGCGCGCGAGAAGGCCTGGCGCAAGGAGTCGCGGCGCCAG GTGCTGGAGGCCTTCGAAGCAGCCGAGCGGCGCcgcaagcccagcccccagctgctctTCTCCGATGTGTACTGCGACACCCCCCCCGGGCTGGCGCGGCAGCGCGACGGGCTGGCGCGGCACCTGCGCCTCTACGGCGAGCACTACCCGCTCGCGCTCTTTGACAAGTGA
- the CCDC97 gene encoding coiled-coil domain-containing protein 97 isoform X1 gives MDPHRDPGSAALAGPPPPAGATSSAEQPPPPGSHWGEIAEDEPPEGAQEEPPEPGDAVQAMLAAVASSPLPVCSQQRGEPELTAGEKRALLEALYRQKPGLFLERFHRALRPPHLGCFAHLAGRYDVAFYCGEVQRAARQAHARTRTRNRRYAALQQLIRDGEYFSRGAMRARAPLLYQQYVGRYLSEAERRQELAQDRAREREQAGGCLLAGALLDCYQEQELLRAQQEQEEACREEEDEDEDSEEDEESEEDPDAWVPSAAEKAFLRQEFTSRMHQHFLDGRDGDFDYSAVDDNPELDDLDMVARDEEERYFDDEEPGPALDP, from the exons ATGGACCCGCACCGGGACCCGGGCAGCGCCGCCCTCGCCGGGCCGCCCCCGCCGG CAGGTGCCACGAGCAGCGCGGAGCAGCCGCCGCCCCCCGGGAGCCACTGGGGTGAGATCGCGGAGGACGAGCCCCCCGAGGGGGCCCAGGAGGAGCCCCCCGAGCCGGGCGACGCGGTGCAGGCCATGCTGgcggccgtggccagcagccccctgcccgtGTGCAGCCAGCAGCGCGGGGAGCCCGAGCTGACGGCGGGCGAGAAGCGGGCGCTGCTGGAGGCGCTGTACCGCCAGAAGCCGGGGCTGTTCCTGGAGCGCTTCCACCGCGCCCTGCGCCCGCCGCACCTGGGCTGCTTCGCCCACCTGGCCGGGCGCTACGACGTGGCCTTCTACTGCGGCGAGGTGCAGCGCGCCGCCCGCCAGGCCCAcgcccgcacccgcacccgcaacCGCCGCTACGCCGCCCTGCAGCAGCTCATCCGAG ACGGCGAGTACTTCAGCAGGGGGGCCATGCGGGCGCGGGCCCCGCTGCTCTACCAGCAGTACGTGGGGCGCTACCTGAGCGAGGCGGAGCGGCGCCAGGAGCTGGCGCAGGACCGGGCGCGGGAGCGGGAGCAGgcggggggctgcctgctggcggGGGCCCTGCTCGACTGCtaccaggagcaggagctgctgcgcgcccagcaggagcaggaggaggcctgccgggaggaggaggacgaggacgaggacAGCGAGGAAG atGAGGAGTCGGAGGAGGACCCGGACGCCTGGGTGCCCAGCGCCGCGGAGAAGGCCTTCCTGCGCCAGGAGTTCACCTCCCGCATGCACCAGCACTTCCTGGACGGCCGCGACGGCGACTTCGACTACAG CGCGGTGGACGACAACCCCGAGCTGGACGACCTGGACATGGTGGCGCGGGACGAGGAGGAGCGCTACTTCGACGACGAGGAGCCCGGGCCTGCCCTCGACCCCTGA
- the B3GNT8 gene encoding UDP-GlcNAc:betaGal beta-1,3-N-acetylglucosaminyltransferase 8, with the protein MSRMRYHKCLTVALALATLLCLDAYIRWSPLGEPDPVPLPLATTPAPPTTPAPPLPLHHSLQILANMVPRADAYWNRQLHQRLEELGGGNGTSASAGTAASLGVPDWAAYPEPLQRFVSHGARRHYPLLLEPSRPCPPDGPFLLLAIKSAPGAFAERQAVRQSWGQAGAGVRTVFLLGAPDGDGDTPDISGLVAWESRAHGDVLAWGFQDAFFNLTLKGLLFLGWAGAHCPGARFVLLGDDDVFVNTPRLLQLLAGLGPGPVYAGHVMAGAWPVRAPGSKYYVPESFYAGPYPAYAGGGGYVFSGALLGPLQVLAGLLPPFPIDDVFAGLCFRALGVAARPHPGFRTFDIAPSDRASPCAHRALLLVHRRQPPETLRLWRQVRDPQLQC; encoded by the coding sequence atGAGCAGGATGCGGTACCACAAGTGCCTGACggtggcactggccctggccacaCTCCTCTGCCTGGATGCCTACATCCGCTGGAGCCCGCTGGGGGAGCCCGATCCTGTCCCCCTGCCgcttgccaccacccctgcaccccctacCACCCCGGCgcccccactgcccctgcaccACAGCCTGCAGATCCTGGCCAACATGGTGCCCCGGGCAGATGCCTACTGGAACCGGCAGCTGCACCAGCGCCTGGAGGAGTTGGGAGGTGGCAACGGCACCAGCGCCAGCGCTGGCACAGCGGCGTCCCTGGGTGTCCCCGACTGGGCGGCTTACCCAGAGCCCCTGCAACGCTTCGTGAGCCATGGCGCCCGTCGCCACTACCCGCTGCTCCTGGAGCCGTCGCGGCCGTGTCCCCCGGAcggccccttcctgctgctggccaTCAAGTCGGCGCCGGGCGCCTTCGCCGAGCGCCAGGCTGTGCGGCAGAGCTGGGGGCAAGCGGGCGCTGGAGTCCGCACCGTGTTCCTGCTGGGGGCACCTGACGGGGACGGGGACACCCCGGACATCTCGGGGCTGGTGGCCTGGGAGAGCCGGGCCCACGGCGACGTCCTGGCCTGGGGTTTCCAAGATGCCTTCTTCAACCTGACACTCAAGGGGCTGCTCTTCCTGGGCTGGGCCGGCGCCCACTGCCCCGGCGCCCGCTTCGTGCTGCTGGGCGACGACGACGTCTTCGTCAACACGCCgcgcctgctgcagctgctggcggGGCTGGGCCCGGGGCCCGTGTACGCCGGGCACGTGATGGCTGGGGCCTGGCCCGTGCGGGCGCCGGGCAGCAAGTACTATGTGCCCGAGAGCTTCTACGCCGGGCCCTACCCAGCCTACGCAGGCGGCGGGGGCTACGTCTTCTCCGGGGCGCTGCTGGGGCCGCTGCAGGTGCTGGCCGGGTTGCTGCCGCCCTTCCCCATCGATGACGTCTTCGCCGGGCTCTGCTTCCGGGCGCTGGGGGTGGCTGCCCGGCCCCACCCTGGCTTCCGCACCTTCGACATCGCGCCCAGCGACCGCGCCAGCCCCTGTGCCCACCGTGCCCTGCTGCTCGTGCACCGGCGCCAGCCCCCCGAGACGCTGCGGCTGTGGAGGCAGGTCCGCGACCCGCAGCTGCAGTGCtag
- the B9D2 gene encoding B9 domain-containing protein 2, with amino-acid sequence MAELHVIGQIVGASGFPGTSLFCKWGIHAGGAWKLLSGLPEGQTQVDQPQLDDVAYWCHPIDVHFATKGLQGWPQLHLQVWHQDGFGRTELYGYGCLHVPAAPGCHTIACPTWRPRGSWPERLAQRFVGGGPQLRQPQAAAAAPERHRLRTTAAGTVHLRLGVLPRHFARYGVEC; translated from the exons ATGGCCGAGCTGCACGTCATCGGTCAGATCGTGGGCGCCAGCGGCTTCCCCGGCACCAGCCTCTTCTGCAAGTGGGGCATCCACGCAG GCGGCGCCTGGAAGCTGCTGTCAGGGCTGCCGGAGGGGCAGACGCAggtggaccagccccagctggacgACGTGGCCTACTGGTGCCACCCCATTGACGTGCACTTCGCCACCAAGGGGCTGCAGG gcTGGCCGCAGCTGCACCTGCAGGTGTGGCACCAGGACGGGTTTGGGCGCACGGAGCTGTACGGCTACGGCTGCCTGCACGTGCCAGCGGCGCCCGGCTGCCACACGATCGCCTGCCCCACGTGGCGCCCGCGGGGGTCGTGGCCCGAGCGCCTGGCACAGCGCTTCgtgggggggggcccccagctgcgccagccccaggctgccgcCGCCGCGCCCGAGCGCCACCGCCTGCGCACCACCGCCGCCGGCACCGTGCACCTGCGCCTCGGCGTCCTGCCGCGCCACTTCGCCCGCTACGGCGTTGAGTGCTAG
- the EXOSC5 gene encoding exosome complex component RRP46, with product MGSEPEPGCALRPFAVEQGLLSRPDGSAAFVQGDTSVLAGVYGPAEVRSSRESPERAALDVLLRPKVGLPGVLERSREQMVRRACEAALLGELHPRSSVTLVLQVVSDAGSLLSCCLNAACLALLDAGLPLRSLFCGVTCALAPDGAVALDPSARQEKEARAVLTFAFESTEKRLLLSTTRGACSAKELHQCLALAQRATDTIFQFYRDSARRKFSKS from the exons ATGGGCTcggagccggagccgggctgCGCCCTGCGGCCCTTTGCCGTGGAGCAGGGGCTACTGTCGCGGCCCGACGGCTCCGCCGCCTTCGTGCAGG GCGACACGTCGGTGCTGGCGGGCGTCTACGGCCCGGCCGAGGTGCGGAGCAGCCGCGAGAGCCCCGAGCGCGCCGCGCTGGACGTGCTGCTGCGGCCCAAAGTGGGGCTCCCCG GCGTGTTGGAGCGGAGCCGGGAGCAGATGGTGCGGCGCGCGTGCGAGGCGGCGCTGCTGGGCGAGCTGCACCCCCGCTCCTCCGTCACCCTCGTGCTGCAGGTCGTCAGCGACGCCGGCTCC CTGCTGTCGTGCTGCCTGAACGCCGCCTGCCTGGCGCTGCTGGACGCGGGGCTGCCCCTGCGCTCGCTCTTCTGCGGGGTCACCTGCGCCCTCGCGCCCGACGGCGCCGTCGCTCTGGACCCCAGCGCCCGCcaggagaag GAGGCCCGGGCGGTGCTGACCTTCGCCTTCGAGAGCACGGAGAAGAGGTTGCTGCTCTCCACCACGCGCGGGGCCTGCTCTGCCAAGGAG TTACACCAGTGCCTGGCTCTGGCTCAGCGCGCCACCGACACCATCTTCCAGTTCTACCGTGACTCGGCCAGAAGGAAGTTCTCCAAGAGCTGA
- the CCDC97 gene encoding coiled-coil domain-containing protein 97 isoform X2, translating to MDPHRDPGSAALAGPPPPGATSSAEQPPPPGSHWGEIAEDEPPEGAQEEPPEPGDAVQAMLAAVASSPLPVCSQQRGEPELTAGEKRALLEALYRQKPGLFLERFHRALRPPHLGCFAHLAGRYDVAFYCGEVQRAARQAHARTRTRNRRYAALQQLIRDGEYFSRGAMRARAPLLYQQYVGRYLSEAERRQELAQDRAREREQAGGCLLAGALLDCYQEQELLRAQQEQEEACREEEDEDEDSEEDEESEEDPDAWVPSAAEKAFLRQEFTSRMHQHFLDGRDGDFDYSAVDDNPELDDLDMVARDEEERYFDDEEPGPALDP from the exons ATGGACCCGCACCGGGACCCGGGCAGCGCCGCCCTCGCCGGGCCGCCCCCGCCGG GTGCCACGAGCAGCGCGGAGCAGCCGCCGCCCCCCGGGAGCCACTGGGGTGAGATCGCGGAGGACGAGCCCCCCGAGGGGGCCCAGGAGGAGCCCCCCGAGCCGGGCGACGCGGTGCAGGCCATGCTGgcggccgtggccagcagccccctgcccgtGTGCAGCCAGCAGCGCGGGGAGCCCGAGCTGACGGCGGGCGAGAAGCGGGCGCTGCTGGAGGCGCTGTACCGCCAGAAGCCGGGGCTGTTCCTGGAGCGCTTCCACCGCGCCCTGCGCCCGCCGCACCTGGGCTGCTTCGCCCACCTGGCCGGGCGCTACGACGTGGCCTTCTACTGCGGCGAGGTGCAGCGCGCCGCCCGCCAGGCCCAcgcccgcacccgcacccgcaacCGCCGCTACGCCGCCCTGCAGCAGCTCATCCGAG ACGGCGAGTACTTCAGCAGGGGGGCCATGCGGGCGCGGGCCCCGCTGCTCTACCAGCAGTACGTGGGGCGCTACCTGAGCGAGGCGGAGCGGCGCCAGGAGCTGGCGCAGGACCGGGCGCGGGAGCGGGAGCAGgcggggggctgcctgctggcggGGGCCCTGCTCGACTGCtaccaggagcaggagctgctgcgcgcccagcaggagcaggaggaggcctgccgggaggaggaggacgaggacgaggacAGCGAGGAAG atGAGGAGTCGGAGGAGGACCCGGACGCCTGGGTGCCCAGCGCCGCGGAGAAGGCCTTCCTGCGCCAGGAGTTCACCTCCCGCATGCACCAGCACTTCCTGGACGGCCGCGACGGCGACTTCGACTACAG CGCGGTGGACGACAACCCCGAGCTGGACGACCTGGACATGGTGGCGCGGGACGAGGAGGAGCGCTACTTCGACGACGAGGAGCCCGGGCCTGCCCTCGACCCCTGA
- the DMAC2 gene encoding distal membrane-arm assembly complex protein 2, giving the protein MAAPRALRPLRGLTRALSGRAPAPAGTLLRLLYDRFSDVEALMQWRELRRGRALRRQNTENAYIQNHYGDDVTAAHFVLSNGGGARFKDQSHWVRAGKNAMAGLLPYLDDPKSRPVVAIDLSGSSLTCTGLENLVWLKHLEFLDLSACPHLDDWALTRLHPLGETLCHLSLARCPRITERGLACLHLLPNLLHLDVSELPAVAQQGLMCILLEDMLPNCQILGLKEAPPPPLAGSQSQPGVGSH; this is encoded by the exons ATGGCGGCGCCCAGGGCG CTCCGGCCCTTGCGGGGTCTGACCCGCGCCCTGTCCGgccgggccccggccccggcgggcACCCTGCTGCGGCTCCTGTACGACCGCTTCTCCGACGTGGAGGCCCTGATGCAGTGGAGGGAGCTGAGGAGAGGACGCGCCCTGCGCCGGCAGAACAC GGAGAACGCCTACATCCAGAACCACTACGGGGATGACGTCACAGCTGCCCATTTCGTTTTGTCCAATGGGGGCGGTGCCAG GTTCAAGGACCAGTCGCACTGGGTGCGGGCAGGCAAGAACGCCATGGCCGGGCTGCTGCCGTACCTGGACGACCCGAAGTCGCGGCCCGTCGTCGCCATCGACCTCAGCGGCTCCTCCCTCACCTGCACGGGGCTGGAGAACCTGG tgTGGCTGAAGCACCTGGAGTTCCTGGACCTCAGCGCCTGCCCCCACCTGGACGACTGGGCCCTGACCCGCCTGCACCCGCTGGGGGAGACCCTGTGCCACCTCTCACTGGCGCGCTGCCCCCGCATCACCGAGCGCGGCCTGGcctgcctgcacctgctgcc gaaccTGCTGCACCTGGACGTGTCGGAGCTGCCGGCCGTGGCGCAGCAGGGGTTAATGTGCATCCTGCTGGAGGACATGCTGCCGAACTGCCAGATCCTGGGCCTGAaggaggccccgccccctcccctagCCGGCAGCCAATCACAGCCTGGGGTTGGGTCCCATTGA
- the TGFB1 gene encoding transforming growth factor beta-1 proprotein, with product MGRGPWLPGAVAVAVAVALCAAAAAALSTCRSVDLEAARRRRIEAVRGQILSKLRLAAPPEAPGGDAALLPLPPAVAALYNATRDAPAPARDRDRDRPDDYYAHEVHRLDMAPASPQGAGAANASVRGTQGSYELRFDAAALRAALGPELLLHGAELRMLRKPYTAQAPAAQRVELYQKFGAGSWRYVETREVALGPEPQWLAFDVTDALRFWLAGHEPWGFFKLSPHCSCEDDHSTAEILFQIDGFETFRGDMGKVKMQGQRLPFLLATATPPERAAQLQSPRHRRAAADTAYCFGTEEKNCCVRKLYIDFRQDLKWKWIHEPRGYWAHLCTGACPYIWSSDTQYSKVLALYNQHNPGASAAPCCAPETLDPLTIVYYVGRKAKVEKLSNMIVRSCKCS from the exons ATGGGCCGGGGGCCGTGGCTGCCCGgggccgtggccgtggccgtggccgtggcgctgtgcgcggcggcggcggcggcgctgtcCACGTGCCGCTCCGTGGACCTGGAggcggcgcggcggcggcggatCGAGGCGGTGCGGGGCCAGATCCTGAGCAAGCTGCGGCTGGCGGCGCCGCCCGAGGCGCCCGGGGGGGACGCggcgctgctgccgctgccgcccgcCGTGGCCGCGCTCTACAACGCCACGCGCGAcgccccggcccccgcccgcgaCCGCGACCGCGACCGCCCCGACGACTACTACGCGCACGAGGTGCATCGCCTGGACATGGCGCCCGCCAGCCCCC agGGCGCGGGGGCCGCCAATGCCTCAGTGCGGGGCACGCAGGGCAGCTACGAGCTGCGCTTCGACGCGGCGGCGCTGCGGGCGGCGCTAGGACCCGAGCTACTGCTGCACGGCGCCGAACTGCGCATGCTCCGCAAGCCCTACACGGCTCAGGCGCCCGCGGCGCAGCGCGTGGAGCTCTACCAG AAATTCGGCGCTGGGTCATGGCGCTACGTGGAGACGCGGGAGGTGGCGCTGGGCCCCGAGCCGCAGTGGTTGGCCTTCGACGTCACCGACGCGCTGCGCTTCTGGCTCGCGGGCCACG aGCCTTGGGGTTTCTTCAAGCTGAGCCCGCACTGTTCCTGCGAGGACGACCACAGCACCGCCGAGATCCTCTTCCAGATCGATG GGTTCGAGACCTTCCGGGGCGACATGGGCAAGGTGAAGATGCAGGGGCAGCGTCTGCCCTTCCTGCTAGCCACCGCCACCCCCCCGGAGCGCGcggcccagctgcagagcccacGGCACCGCCGTGCCGCCGCCGACACTGCCTACTGCTTCGG gacGGAAGAGAAGAACTGTTGCGTGCGGAAGCTCTACATCGACTTCCGCCAGGACCTGAAGTGGAAGTGGATCCACGAGCCGCGCGGCTACTGGGCCCACCTGTGCACCGGCGCCTGCCCCTACATCTGGAGCTCCGACACGCAGTATAGCAAG gtgCTGGCACTGTACAACCAGCACAACCCCGGTGCCTCGGCCGCACCATGCTGCGCCCCCGAGACCCTCGACCCGCTGACCATCGTGTACTATGTGGGCCGCAAAGCCAAGGTGGAGAAGTTGTCCAACATGATCGTCCGCTCCTGCAAGTGCAGCTGA